The genomic segment CACGTCTCCATATTTGTGGACATGCTCAGGTCCTGGTTCCTGAGGCCAGTATTCATAACACTTCTGTTTGCCcagctcctgcacacacacacacacacacacacacacacacacacacaccaaacacacacacacacacacaaacacacacacaccaaacacacacacacacacaacacacacgcacacacacacgcacatcaaacacacataccaaacacacacacacacacacacacacacacacagagtcaaaagaTTGCTTTTTGTTGGATCCCCTCTCACGAAGGGATTGTAGGAAATGAGCTAGTGGATCATGGTGCAAAGAGAGGTACAATGAATATTCACAATGCTACAGAAAGGAAATTTtccatctaaaattacgtttaaataacatacttaccctGACCCAACTTGTGcggactccggcaggggtctgacattcctgtcctgtgcaaactactatccgcctatgcggagaaaacgaaagcaactatggccaataacctcccggaagtaattaacctcccctttgtcccgctagctagcgccctctttttccggcagccatcatgactcctgttcctgtgctcttcatacggctaagtcttttcttattttctgcctgtctgtcgattctctggcgttcttgttttttgtcaaattatgtctccaaccaggtcacataattatgcattacaagaaggttattctctactggagaaaacctgctggaaccatgtcaacaaACTAAAATTGGGGCCTGACCTGTTAAAGAAAACCTAACAACAACTCTTGCAAACTGATTGTATGTTTTCTTccaaaaacaaaaggacattacAGTTGCAGAAGGTTAACCCGTCTACGACAAAGACTTCAACTGGAtgctataaaaacaaaatttactcCGAAAGTGACTTGCATTTGTGGTAACGTAAATTACTCCCATGCATTATCATTTATAAATGCGAACTGCTGAAAACAGTTTTATACCTTCATTTACAAAATCGATTCCATATCCCCTCAGCACATGCCATAGTCCCTCATACCAAACCCTGTCAAACGCTTTCTTGAAGTCAAAAAAGTAATGGAACAAGTCGCGTTGGTGTTGAAGGTGTTTCTCAATGAGTATTCTGCAACTGAATATTTGCTCAATGGTGCTTCTTCCCTTTCTGAAACCAGCTTGTTCTTCGGCGAGTATTTCTTCAGCCCTTGACTTCAGTTTGTTGAGGAGgactgtccaaaacaatcatgcaaggcaccattgagggcaggagaagaagaggaagacagcggaagaactggcatgagaacatcaaacaatagaccggactccacacacatgagctgctgccggcggctgccgacagagacagatggagaagggaggttgcatcTGCGgccctcaggcttcccccaacgactacttgtagttatgggcctgaggtgaggtgaggtgaggttacaaaatctgcagtttcaTCTGCTTTCATTGGAAACGTTTTTtatgacaatcaacttatgtctgaaatagttcagagtttaatgtGAAGCCCCATTGGCTTTCTGTTATAATTTTACTGGTTAAGTAGTcagtttattgttttatttcatccatACATTTTGTGATGCAAATTCAGGACAGAGGAATTGGAAAAGCAGCAATGACATGAGGCATAGGTGGGGTAGGAAAGGGGATGGATttctgtctaaaatcacaattttgGACAGATGtttaacaaatgaatgaatgaatgaacagacttcagtggcattactcccgacCTCACATTCACCAACACCTAAATGACTTGAAaaaagcattctctctctctctctctctctctcacacacacacacacacacacacacacactgaaaaccgaCCTGGAATGGGGTGAGCATAGCGATGACGTCAACTTCCTGTTCCCACACCATCTGCCAGAAGTCCTGTGTTGTATCGGCCAGTGGGGCCTGTGTTGCGATGAACCACCAGTCTGTGTTGGCTGCCGACAGCTGTACATATATACACTGTCACTGTTATACTGCGTGGATGACAGCTGTACATATATACACTGTCACTGTTATACTGTGTGGATGACAGCTGTACATATATACACTGTCACTGTTATACTGTGTGGATGACAGCTGTACATATATACACTGTCAATGTTATACTGTGTGGATGACAGATGTACATATATACACTGTACTGCTGTACTATGTGAGCCACCAGTCTGTGCTGTCTGCTGACAGCTGTACACACATTGCTGACAGCTGTACACATATACACTGTCAATGCTATACCCtcagcgtgagtgtgtgagagagtgagagagtgagtgagagagtgagacagtgtgAGTAagagtgtgagaatgtgtgtgtgacagtgtgtgtgtgtgtgtgtgtgtgtgtgtgtgtgtgtgtgtgtgtgtgtgtgtgtgtgtgtgtgtttatgagtgtgtgtatgtgtgtgtatgtgctcaggtcaggtcattagatctgctactggtaacctgtaatccagtacaacctgttcagggtcgggttgccgacgactaaaccggcacttccaccgctcccttctgggactggtgaggcgggtggctagacacccttatggagatccataaaagggcgttggctcaggagagccaccgccggccatctagctccactgtgctgtgtgcatgccacacgcagttggcccccggggtgtgtctacccatgtatgcgaagtctggatcggCGAGGAGAGTGGTGAAGGAACAAAATCTGCAGTTTCATACGCTTTAGGAAACGTTTACAGCAACTATGTGGAGTCAGAGTTTAATGTGAACCCCAATGGCTTTCTGTGTCAATTTTACTGCTAATGTCCGTTATTGCTCTATTCTCATCCTACTTTTGTGAGCAATTGCAGGAATTGTGGAAAGCCCTGACGAGGATAGGTGGGGTAGGAAAGGGAGGATcctttctttaaaaataaaatgacGAAGTTTATCAAGTATCCAAATGACTTTCATACGACATGGCCAAGTACTCgaaccacttcacacacaaatgcttgaGAAGCACTCTCTCATCATGCAAGATAAACCCCTAACCGACTGGAGGGTGCTGGCATAGGATGCTCAACCTTCCTGCTTCCACACCATCTGCGAAGTCCAGTGTTGTATGGCGTGGGCCGTGTGCGATGCCACCAGACTATCGTGTGCTGGCCTCAAAACTTCTTTATACGCGGGTGCACAGGTAAAATACACGTAGGTCTGAGAAGCGCTTCATATATACACTGTCAGTTCTGCGTGATACAGCTTGATATCAACTACTCCTGTCAGTATCTGTGTGGAGACGCGTGACAAATCCGCCTGTGCGTGGATGCGCTGACTAAACACCATGTTTGTGTGGATGCACACATATGATCTGTCATGTTATAGTAGTGGAGGACAGAAGTACGAAACACTCCTGACAATGtagccagtctgtgtgtctgcacagCTGTCACAGACACTGCGCAAGCTTTACACATTGCTGCAACTTCCCTCAGGTAGATTTGATGAGCAGTGATGGCAATCCGAGCACAGCTGACCCCATGCATTCTGGGATGACAAGATGGTGTGTCTCGTTGTgtggactatgtgtgtgtgtgtgtgtgtgtgtgtgtgtgtgtgtgtgtgtgtgtgtgtgtttatgagtgtgtgtgtgtgtgtgtgtgtgtgtgcgcgcgcgcgtgcatgtttaGGAGTCCATATAATCTGCCAACATCCGCACACATAGCATCACTATCATACACAAAAGAGGTTCAATAAGTTTTTAAGTCAGAAATGTGCTCTACAACCAACAGTACTAAAACCGGGGacaggggcgtggggtggggggtttcccCACTGTCTTCATTCACACAATCAACTTACTTTACAAGGGAAACACCGATACATCCACTGGGGTTgttatttcatgtttgttttgtggtttattTCTTTAGTTTTCCACTGTTTTCATTCACACAATCAACTTACTTTTACACTGGAAACATTAATATATCCGCCTGGGTTGCTCTAGCATGTTGGatgctttgtctgtgtgtgtgtgtgtgggtgtgtgtgtgtgtgtgtgtgtgtgtgtctgtttccgccCCACTGTTTTCATTCATACAATCAAGTTACTTTTACAAAGGAAACATTAATATATCCACCTTGGTTGttcttgcatgtttttttgttgttggttttggggtttgggtttttttgtttttttgtattttttgtaaccattttcatTCAAACGGTGAACTTACCTTCACATGAGAAGCGTTGACGTACCCATCGGGGTTGTCCTTGCGCGCGTTCAGTTTGACGCGGGTGGCGTCGTAGGGCAGGACGTCCTTGAAGCGATTGCGTGCCTGGTTGTGGGGGGCCCTGGCCACATTGCAGTCCAGCTGGGCCACTCTCTTGGGAATCTCCTCAAACTCCTTGAACACCTGGCCCTCAGAGATCTTGCTCTCCAGGATCCGCCGCTGCAATCAACAGCTCTGTGTGCAACGCTCCCAAACTCCGCTTCAGTTTTCAAGGCGGCATCTAAAAGCTTGTGGACTTATCTGTATACTCTACATCTGCTTTAAAGAAACTAAATTCTTGCAATTCATTTATCTGTAGACTCTAAATCTGCTTTAAGAAAATCTAAACTCTTGCAAGATTCCCCAAGTGTTAGGCTAAAGCATAAACTCTGCCGTCATCTTAGATATATAATCAACTTTTCACGCAGCAAAATCAGTATGCTGTTCACCATTCAATGTCTTCAGGAGACTTTCTTTGGGCAAACTgaggaccgttttgtttatttggcTTTTTTTCACATTTTGAGACATTCTACAGTTACATGACATGACATGCTGCTGGATACATGTTGACGTCATAAACTTACAACAAAGGAGGCAGGAATAATCTTCCCAgattcaacacaaaacaacattcaTCATTCAGCAAGTTAACAGTTTTTCTCATCACAGCTACCACTGCATGGTAAAACTTCGGTCAAACACATGCCAATGACTTTTCATAAGTCAAACACATGCCAATGCAAGCTATTCCTCTTCCGAACAAAGTCACAGATTGAAATACTATCAAACTTTTCATAAGTCAAACACATGCCAATGCCAAGCTATTCCTCTTCCAAACAAAGTCACAGATTGAAATAATATCTAACTTTTCATAAGTCAAACACATGCCAATGCCAAGCTATTCCTCTTCCAAAGAAAGTCACTCaatgaaataaatcaacagactgacagaaaatatgaaaaaaaaagtcataatggctgccggaaaaagagggcgctagccagcgggacaaagggaaggttacctacttccgggaggttatcggccgtagtttcgttttctccgcataggcggatagtagtttgcacaggacaggaatgtcagacccctgccggagtctgcactagttgggtcacggttaagtatgtgtaattaaaatctaACTTTTCATAAGTTAAACACATGCCAATGCCAAGCTATTCCTCTTTCAAAGTCACTGATTGAAATAATATCTAACTTTTCAAAAACATTTCCACATCGTCTGTCTTTTGGTAAGtaacgtacgtacgtgtgtgtacacgcacaagactgaagcctgactgaacgacacaggaaacgaatgatgagcgccttcaGGCAGCTATCAGTCAGCTCTATCCAGacaagcagcctgttgtgcatagGACTCTGTAAAGTGCTTTACACAGCGCTTAGAATTTGTCTCTAACTGAAGACAGGCATTATATAAGCATCAATAACACTCACAATAatcaaattgtattgtattgtattgtgttgtattgtattgtattgtatgtattgtaatgtattgtattgtattgcattacattgtactgtactgtactgtactgtactgtactgtcacaacagatttctctgtgtgaaattcagattgCTCTCCCTCGAGAGACCACATCATTacagtgagagcaccacccatttttttctgcctgcaagaaagtgtatttgttttcctctcagaatggatttttcaacagaattttgccagggacaactcttttgttgccatgtgatgTTTTCATGTGCGCTAAaagcacactgcacacaggacctccatttatcatctcatccaaatgactagcgtcaagaccacaaCCGAAGGTCTAGcgaaaggggagaaaatacttcaaagtgtgggatttgaaccagagcACATATTGTCTCACTTCACAGAtatgttaccactgggccaacactccacaagaTGTCACACTGCTCACCCGCTCGTCTTTTGGAGCACGACTGTCGTCGTTCATCAGAGCCATGATCATGGAGCGGGACAGGGTCAGACCGTTCATCGCCGCCATCTTGAGGGGACCCATGTTCAGCTGCCGCACTGTGCTGTTCtgcacgacacacaccacacatctgatccactgtgctgttctgcacgacacacaccacacatctgatccactgtgctgttctgcacaacacacaccacacatctgatccactgtgctgttctgcacgacacacaccacacatctgatccactgtgctgttctgcacaacacacaccacacatctgatccactgtgctgttctgcacgacacacaccacacatctgatCCACTCTGTcgttccacacaacacacaccacacatctgatCCACTCTGCTGTTCtgcacgacacacaccacacatctgatccactgtgctgttctgcacgacacacaccacacatctgatccactgtgctgttctgcacgacacacaccacacatctgatCCACTCTGTcgttccacacaacacacaccacacatctgatccactgtgctgttctgcacgacacacaccacacatctgatccactgtgctgttctgcacgacacacaccacacatctgatccactgtgctgttctgcacgacacacaccacacatctgatCCACTCTGCTGTTCtgcacgacacacaccacacatctgatCCACTCTGCTGTTCtgcacgacacacaccacacatctgatCCACTCTGTcgttctgcacaacacacaccacacatctgatccactgtgttgttctgcacaacacacaccacacatctgatCCACTCTGTcgttctgcacaacacacaccacacatctgatccactgtgttgttctgcacaacacacaccacacatctgatccactgtgttgttctgcacaacacacaccacacatctgatccactgtgctgttctgcacgacacacaccacacatctgatCCACTCTGTCgttctgcacaacacacagcatacagcatgacgggcgcaatagctgagttgttgaagcattggacttttaatctgagggtctcgggttcaaatctcagaaacggcacctggtgggtaaagggtggagatttttccaatctcccaggtcaacatatgtgcagacctgctagtccctgaaccctcttcgtgtgtatacattaaagatcctgttatccatgtctgcgttcagtgggttatggaaacaataacatatcaagcatgcacactcccaaaaatggataatggctgcctacatggcggggtaaataaacaaaatggtcctacacataaaatgttacatgtctgtctgatcgtgtatatgtgcatgcctgaaatctgactgaatggcacaggaaacaaatgatgagcgccccatggcaaccatcagtcggctctacccaggcaggcagcctgctgtacaaatgaCCCTGAGCATGCAAAGCAATTAGAACTTGGTCTGCGATCAAGGATAGCTGTGCAAGTATCCAAATCAAATCATTAAATCAATACAACTATTTATGACTGGGattttacatgcatgcatgaccgtttttacctcaccgtggaggcagccacactccgttttggggactgtgcatgctgggtatcttctgcTTCCATAAACCATTGAACGCTGACAGGAACAACAGGTTCTTTAATGCGCACATCTGAACTTCAACAAGTGTATGATGAACTTAAGGTTCAAGCACTAGCACATCTGCACatctgttcacctgggagatcagaaagatttccacacacccacagaaaaaaGGAAGTTATGATATCAATAAGCCACAGACTGAAAGCAGATAGCTGACATATGAATACAACTAACAGAGACCCAGACTGATACTAAATGACCATCACAAAAGACTCACTTTCACCAGATGTGTTCATGAAAGATGTAACGCTCTTTCACAGCAATGGACATAACAATTCTgagtcacaaacaacacaaaaaacagcaacacaagccACCTGACCTTTTCAGAACACTCTCTCGCAACAATGGGTGTTAACAACTCTGAGTTTGAGTCACACACAATGTAACAcagaaaacaataataacactcTTTAACAACAATGGACGTAACAACTCTGGAGTCATGcacaaagtaacacagaaaacaacaacagcacaagccACCTGACCTTTTCAGAGTCGCTGTCGCTGCCCGAGTCCACTCCGGggtcctcttcctccccctccctccttcccctctcctcctcctcgtcctgccCGGACCTCAGTCCACAGTCCCCATCTCCCCCAGGCTCCGtcatcacctctgtctctctgtctttcccatcCACGCCTTTCCCTCTTCCTGACGACCGTGACCCTGGCGGCACCATCTCCATAGGGGTCACGACCCCAGGGGAGGGTTGTGGCGGCGGCGGCACCACGCAGGAAAGGTCCGTCACTCCTtcgcgaggaggaggaggaggaggtaactcTGATGGCGCCTGttcgggagggggaggaaggggaggggggtacagggCGGAGCCGCTGCCGGGGTAAGGAGGAGGGTCTCCCAGCTTCTCCAGAATCTCCTGCATCTCGGTGTCGGCGCCGGTCTCCGCGTGGGGCACTGGGATGGACATGTGGGCCAGCATCTCCGAGGGCAGGCCGGGGGGCAGGGCCACGCcactgctgggggtgggggtgggggtggtggtgggggatgggaggtggtggtggtgagggggcggggtcATGACCGCCGAGTCCTGCTCCCTGACCGGCATCAGGTTCACCTGCTCCGCACCCACCCCCACTGActtcccaccctccacaccccctcccccgccctcccgtcCTCCACCCGCCCCAGACCCAGCGGCCTTCTGGGATGCGCGGAAGGAGGACCGGGCGATCATCATGCGGCGGAAGCTCTCCTTGAGCGTGGCCACCTCCTTGGTCTTGGACTGGGGCGGGGCCTCCTTGGGGCCCAGCATGCGGATGTGGATCTGCGACTGGCTGTCCTGCCTGGACACCCGCCCGGCCTCGTCCGAGCTCTCGTCCGACTCCTTGGCGTGGAACGTGGCATAGGAGTGCTCGCTGGACGTGTCATCCTGGTCCACGtcgtggtgctgctgctgcacgtgcaggtggGTCAGGTTAGGGGGGACAACCAGCGCACCGtcacccaccatcacctcccCTGCCACTgccgccacctcctccccccttctggGAGTCGCCACCACGCCTGTCAGGACGGAAGACATCTCGCCTCCCAAGGCGCTGTCGCCCACCCGGGGTGTGTTGTTGCTCAGcaggtccccacccccacccccaacaccttccAGGCTGTGTTGACTTGGCGCCGACAGAGCTGGCTGGGAAGACAccaggtcaccaccaccacccccgtggTCAtgaccacctcccccaccccccagcccctgacTGGCCAGGTCCGGCGTGCTGGTGCTGGtgcgggggtagggagggggtggtcgCCACGGAtaccccccgcccaacccctcgctaccgcccccaccaccccctcctccggtCACCAAGGtctcactccccccgccccctgaacCCGGCTGACCCGGGGGGAACTGTTCCGCTTGCTGCACGTGCAGCTCTGGGGAGCTGTAGGTGGCGTGCACCGCCAGGGacccccctgctctctccccacccatccctcctccccctcctcctgcccctcccccaccccgcaggGCGTAGTAGCTGTGGCCGTCCTGGAAGGCGTTGGCGTAGATGGTGTGGTTGTAGCTGCGGATAGCGGCGGCGTTGACGTAGTTGCCCTCGTCCAGCACTGGCTGCAGGCTGGTCTGCCGGATCTCTGGCTGGCTGTAGGACATGCCCTCCCCGCTGTGACTGTACACCTGGGTCTGACCCAGagtctgctgctgatgttgatgctgtggATGTTGGtgctgtggatgttgttgttgctgttgatgctgctgctgatgctgctgctgctcctgtaaCGATgaccatgagacacacacacacagaactgtttTACATCCATCAGATTCGTTTAGTAATGACATGGTTGAaaataaacatttcttttttgctgctgctgctgctgttgatgttgctgctgctgttgttgttgatgctcttGAGGCTGCTGCCCCTGTAATGGTTATCATGACAGATACATgcaaaactgtttttttttccaaatcaaatTCTTTCACTTAtaatacaagtaaaaaaaaaaacacttttttttcatatttgcagAGAAAGGCTGTTGAAGCTGCTGCTAACTCTGAAATGACGACTACGAAACATGCACACAAAGCTGTTTTATGTCCACAAAATTCTTTCAGTAGTGACATGGCTAAATATTAACATTTTGAtttttcttgctgctgctgtttgatgCAGTTGCTCTGGTAAATgacaagaacacatacacacagacgtctTACATCCAGTCCATCATATTCGTTCTCTTACCAAACGgctaaaaaggaaattttcaatctaaaattacgtttaaataacatacttaccgtgacccaactagtgcagattccggtaggggtctgacattcctgtcctgtgcaaactactatccgcctatgcggagaaaacgaaagtactacggccaataacctcccagaagtaggtaatctcccctttgtccccctggctagcgcccccttttgacggcaatatgccatcaccagcgcaccaagcagggagaacaggaagcggggaggacgggagggtcttaaatttaggtcatggtaagtatgttatttaaacgtaattttagacagaaaatttccttttaaggAACCTTGGAGAGAAGATTTGGCTGTTGATGTCGCTGTCCTGTAGTGACCACTATGACATATATGAACAAAGCTGTTATATATCCATCAAATTATTTTAAGTTATGTTAccactaaaaaaaattttttttttttcacacttggAGAGAAAGACTGCTGACAC from the Babylonia areolata isolate BAREFJ2019XMU chromosome 21, ASM4173473v1, whole genome shotgun sequence genome contains:
- the LOC143295882 gene encoding tyrosine-protein phosphatase non-receptor type 21-like isoform X5; the protein is MPFKWRLKKTRSYEISSKNSFIVGVYLLDNSFLECTLNSDSTGQECLDSIAQRIELSETCYFGLRFVTKKLQFHWVDLERPLKRQLDKYAQPSPHPHCLYFGVMFYVAGAHRISDDVARYHYYLQLKNDIVDGRLPCSGEQAVRLAAFSLQAEFGDHDPEKFTAEYFKDYPLLPKSLFEMEQNMTKDEATYTELLNEVFAAHCSLQGVPAGRAEVQYIKDVQLMDGYGCEFYLAKDESRKTLYVGTSYAGVFARYLDGQPPVYYRWPEIARLTQNKKIFEIDTSKSSAQFQMEDTETAKYVQRLGQLQHRFYKSNRANLREQQPVQITPVDSSQELNQSQSSLVYLQEQRAQQAEPPRTGTPEEYRPHSQHSLDSVLSEIQQQQQQQQQQQQQQQQQQQQQQQVPASNQSDVVINGPAPDPVYANRAALLPAYRPSPDYETVMRNRMMQQAHIQEQQQHQQQHQQQQQHPQHQHPQHQHQQQTLGQTQVYSHSGEGMSYSQPEIRQTSLQPVLDEGNYVNAAAIRSYNHTIYANAFQDGHSYYALRGGGGAGGGGGGMGGERAGGSLAVHATYSSPELHVQQAEQFPPGQPGSGGGGSETLVTGGGGGGGGSEGLGGGYPWRPPPPYPRTSTSTPDLASQGLGGGGGGHDHGGGGGDLVSSQPALSAPSQHSLEGVGGGGGDLLSNNTPRVGDSALGGEMSSVLTGVVATPRRGEEVAAVAGEVMVGDGALVVPPNLTHLHVQQQHHDVDQDDTSSEHSYATFHAKESDESSDEAGRVSRQDSQSQIHIRMLGPKEAPPQSKTKEVATLKESFRRMMIARSSFRASQKAAGSGAGGGREGGGGGVEGGKSVGVGAEQVNLMPVREQDSAVMTPPPHHHHLPSPTTTPTPTPSSGVALPPGLPSEMLAHMSIPVPHAETGADTEMQEILEKLGDPPPYPGSGSALYPPPLPPPPEQAPSELPPPPPPREGVTDLSCVVPPPPQPSPGVVTPMEMVPPGSRSSGRGKGVDGKDRETEVMTEPGGDGDCGLRSGQDEEEERGRREGEEEDPGVDSGSDSDSEKNSTVRQLNMGPLKMAAMNGLTLSRSMIMALMNDDSRAPKDERRRILESKISEGQVFKEFEEIPKRVAQLDCNVARAPHNQARNRFKDVLPYDATRVKLNARKDNPDGYVNASHVKLSAANTDWWFIATQAPLADTTQDFWQMVWEQEVDVIAMLTPFQELGKQKCYEYWPQEPGPEHVHKYGDQFEVELQFMHDSLCYVTSGIMVRHMPSRKEKMVWHLQYTDWPDHACPQDTYGFLGFLDEVESVSRLAESEEGSGKKSPVVVHCSAGVGRTGVVILTMVMKWCLEHNHSVDLPKALTGIRNQRMHMVQTLGQYQFIHDTLIHYLKNTRLI
- the LOC143295882 gene encoding tyrosine-protein phosphatase non-receptor type 21-like isoform X2; its protein translation is MPFKWRLKKTRSYEISSKNSFIVGVYLLDNSFLECTLNSDSTGQECLDSIAQRIELSETCYFGLRFVTKKLQFHWVDLERPLKRQLDKYAQPSPHPHCLYFGVMFYVAGAHRISDDVARYHYYLQLKNDIVDGRLPCSGEQAVRLAAFSLQAEFGDHDPEKFTAEYFKDYPLLPKSLFEMEQNMTKDEATYTELLNEVFAAHCSLQGVPAGRAEVQYIKDVQLMDGYGCEFYLAKDESRKTLYVGTSYAGVFARYLDGQPPVYYRWPEIARLTQNKKIFEIDTSKSSAQFQMEDTETAKYVQRLGQLQHRFYKSNRANLSESMADVSLVDAEGAVFPEQQPVQITPVDSSQELNQSQSSLVYLQEQRAQQEPPRTGTPEEYRPHSQHSLDSVLSEIQQQQQQQQQQQQQQQQQQQQQQQVPASNQSDVVINGPAPDPVYANRAALLPAYRPSPDYETVMRNRMMQQAHIQEQQQHQQQHQQQQQHPQHQHPQHQHQQQTLGQTQVYSHSGEGMSYSQPEIRQTSLQPVLDEGNYVNAAAIRSYNHTIYANAFQDGHSYYALRGGGGAGGGGGGMGGERAGGSLAVHATYSSPELHVQQAEQFPPGQPGSGGGGSETLVTGGGGGGGGSEGLGGGYPWRPPPPYPRTSTSTPDLASQGLGGGGGGHDHGGGGGDLVSSQPALSAPSQHSLEGVGGGGGDLLSNNTPRVGDSALGGEMSSVLTGVVATPRRGEEVAAVAGEVMVGDGALVVPPNLTHLHVQQQHHDVDQDDTSSEHSYATFHAKESDESSDEAGRVSRQDSQSQIHIRMLGPKEAPPQSKTKEVATLKESFRRMMIARSSFRASQKAAGSGAGGGREGGGGGVEGGKSVGVGAEQVNLMPVREQDSAVMTPPPHHHHLPSPTTTPTPTPSSGVALPPGLPSEMLAHMSIPVPHAETGADTEMQEILEKLGDPPPYPGSGSALYPPPLPPPPEQAPSELPPPPPPREGVTDLSCVVPPPPQPSPGVVTPMEMVPPGSRSSGRGKGVDGKDRETEVMTEPGGDGDCGLRSGQDEEEERGRREGEEEDPGVDSGSDSDSEKNSTVRQLNMGPLKMAAMNGLTLSRSMIMALMNDDSRAPKDERRRILESKISEGQVFKEFEEIPKRVAQLDCNVARAPHNQARNRFKDVLPYDATRVKLNARKDNPDGYVNASHVKLSAANTDWWFIATQAPLADTTQDFWQMVWEQEVDVIAMLTPFQELGKQKCYEYWPQEPGPEHVHKYGDQFEVELQFMHDSLCYVTSGIMVRHMPSRKEKMVWHLQYTDWPDHACPQDTYGFLGFLDEVESVSRLAESEEGSGKKSPVVVHCSAGVGRTGVVILTMVMKWCLEHNHSVDLPKALTGIRNQRMHMVQTLGQYQFIHDTLIHYLKNTRLI
- the LOC143295882 gene encoding tyrosine-protein phosphatase non-receptor type 21-like isoform X6; this translates as MPFKWRLKKTRSYEISSKNSFIVGVYLLDNSFLECTLNSDSTGQECLDSIAQRIELSETCYFGLRFVTKKLQFHWVDLERPLKRQLDKYAQPSPHPHCLYFGVMFYVAGAHRISDDVARYHYYLQLKNDIVDGRLPCSGEQAVRLAAFSLQAEFGDHDPEKFTAEYFKDYPLLPKSLFEMEQNMTKDEATYTELLNEVFAAHCSLQGVPAGRAEVQYIKDVQLMDGYGCEFYLAKDESRKTLYVGTSYAGVFARYLDGQPPVYYRWPEIARLTQNKKIFEIDTSKSSAQFQMEDTETAKYVQRLGQLQHRFYKSNRANLREQQPVQITPVDSSQELNQSQSSLVYLQEQRAQQEPPRTGTPEEYRPHSQHSLDSVLSEIQQQQQQQQQQQQQQQQQQQQQQQVPASNQSDVVINGPAPDPVYANRAALLPAYRPSPDYETVMRNRMMQQAHIQEQQQHQQQHQQQQQHPQHQHPQHQHQQQTLGQTQVYSHSGEGMSYSQPEIRQTSLQPVLDEGNYVNAAAIRSYNHTIYANAFQDGHSYYALRGGGGAGGGGGGMGGERAGGSLAVHATYSSPELHVQQAEQFPPGQPGSGGGGSETLVTGGGGGGGGSEGLGGGYPWRPPPPYPRTSTSTPDLASQGLGGGGGGHDHGGGGGDLVSSQPALSAPSQHSLEGVGGGGGDLLSNNTPRVGDSALGGEMSSVLTGVVATPRRGEEVAAVAGEVMVGDGALVVPPNLTHLHVQQQHHDVDQDDTSSEHSYATFHAKESDESSDEAGRVSRQDSQSQIHIRMLGPKEAPPQSKTKEVATLKESFRRMMIARSSFRASQKAAGSGAGGGREGGGGGVEGGKSVGVGAEQVNLMPVREQDSAVMTPPPHHHHLPSPTTTPTPTPSSGVALPPGLPSEMLAHMSIPVPHAETGADTEMQEILEKLGDPPPYPGSGSALYPPPLPPPPEQAPSELPPPPPPREGVTDLSCVVPPPPQPSPGVVTPMEMVPPGSRSSGRGKGVDGKDRETEVMTEPGGDGDCGLRSGQDEEEERGRREGEEEDPGVDSGSDSDSEKNSTVRQLNMGPLKMAAMNGLTLSRSMIMALMNDDSRAPKDERRRILESKISEGQVFKEFEEIPKRVAQLDCNVARAPHNQARNRFKDVLPYDATRVKLNARKDNPDGYVNASHVKLSAANTDWWFIATQAPLADTTQDFWQMVWEQEVDVIAMLTPFQELGKQKCYEYWPQEPGPEHVHKYGDQFEVELQFMHDSLCYVTSGIMVRHMPSRKEKMVWHLQYTDWPDHACPQDTYGFLGFLDEVESVSRLAESEEGSGKKSPVVVHCSAGVGRTGVVILTMVMKWCLEHNHSVDLPKALTGIRNQRMHMVQTLGQYQFIHDTLIHYLKNTRLI